In Chionomys nivalis chromosome 26, mChiNiv1.1, whole genome shotgun sequence, the genomic window CTTTTGGATACAGAGTTTCTTTATGTGGCCCTGCCTGTTAGAATCTGTTATACAGATCAGGTTGGCCATGAATCcatacagatccacctgcctcattctcgagagctgagattaaaggcaccacTATCTTTTTAGAGGAACCTCACAGGGATGAAATACACAGTCTGGGATCCCAAtctttcttccccaccccacccccagaactcattatgtagactaggcaGCACTcccagagctccgcctgcctcagcaccccagagtgttgggattagaagTGTCTCCTGAGCTTGGCACAGCGGCTCTCTGGCCAGCTGCGCTCCCTACCTTGGTGCTTCCGTTCCCCGTAAGCAGCAGGTGGAGCAGGCCGGTGATGTAGCTGCTGAGCAGATGCTGATAGTCGTTGGTGACAGTCATGTTCGTGAGCAGCCTCAGGCCGGCCAGCTGCACAGCAGAGTTCAGAGGATCCGCAAAGACATCCTCGCAGACTCGCTGGACATACACCTGCAGGCAGGGGAGAGAGACTGAGCACCTCGGGCTCTCCAGGACCTGAATGCTGCTTTTctgcagggcagagcagagctcaggaactggatcttcagaacAAGGGACATTTATGTCAGGCCCTCCGACTCTGGTGACCATATTAGCTAAGCTGCCTTTGTTAATGACCTGGCGCTGTGCTGAGAATCAAAGCAAGCAGAGCAAAActaacttcagctccagactGCTCTTATTTCTGGAGATGCAGGTATGTGAGTTTCTATACTATTCACCACTGCAAAAAGCCATGAAGCACTGGCAGTATTCAATATCATGCATGAGTTTCCAGATGGGAAAAATTATCACTAAATCTGAATGCCGTCAAAATTGTAAGAAaatgtctggggctggagagatggctcagtggttaagagcattgcctgctcttccaaaggtcctgagttcaattcccagcaaccacatggtggctcacaaccatctgtaatggggtctggtgccctcttctggccttcaggcatacacacagacagaatattgtatacataataaataaataaatattttaaaaaaacgtCTGATTTAAGCTCTAAGAAGCGATCAACTGACCGCCCAACACGCCTGTACTAACGTTTCTGAGACTCCAAATGTGTCCCCAGAAGTCACATTTTCAAGTCCTACATTACACGTGTAAGTCAACTTTCTCCATCCTCTAAGTATCGGCTTCTGCAGCTGATGGTGAGGGTAGGCGGGACGGACAGGCGCACTGGAGGTCTGAGCTGAGAGTCACTCGCATTGGCGGCTCATCTTTGTCTTTTACCCACTTTTCTGTGGATCTGACTTTGGAAGGACTTTCTTACTCCCAAAGTTCTATCCATTATGTCTTCCTCTGCACCACAGGACAGTTTAAAACCATCGAGTTGCAGCCACCGGTTTCTGAGTTTACTGAGTCTGCTGGTCTGTGTTCCTGGATTCTGGCTGTGTTCTTCCTGCATCCCTGAGGTAAAATGGAACCTGACTACAAAGCTTAGGGGACAGCTCTGCTTTAGGTTCTCTCTTTAAAGGGAGTTGTTGGCTGTAACGTTATAAAGCACACCCTACCCTGAGTTTTAATCCTCACAtttaattacttcttttttttttaaatgtttttccagacagggtttctctgtagctttggaacctgtactggaattagctcttgtagagcaggctagactcgaactcagagatccacctgcctcagtctcccgagtgctgctgggattaaaggcgtgtgccaccacctgctAATTACTTCCTCTTTTGTGTAGACAACTGGCTGCATTTTTATTTCAGACAACTTACCTTTATCTTGACTTGATTCTCAACATTCACACTCAGGTTATTTAGTGCATTTAATGCTTTCTCCTTGATACTCTGGTTCGGAGAGTTGATTTTGTTTGCAACGATTGGGATACCACCCAACTCACGAATAATGGCCtaagagagaggaaaataaaatggacCATAACTTCAATATGCAACCTTTTGCTGAACTTCATGCACACAGAAATGCAACTAAAATGAATCACTTTAGAgaaatattatttgtatattcATATACAAATCTTCCTGTTCAGAAACTGtctttatgtgagtgtgtgcgtgtgcagagGCCATTCCTCAAAATgtcattcacttttttttttgggagacatttctTTCATTGGCTGGGACTCAACAAGTGTGGAAATGCAATATTCTGAAATATCTCTTATATTCCAAGATTGGAATTTTTGCTGGGCCTCATAGCCAAAGTTAATAAACCTTAAAGTCACTTAAGTCTGCTAGCCTACTGTGTACTTAAACTGTTTGTTTTACCTGCCTTTAAGAGAATAATGTAACTACCAAacttgccttggatttcccataGAATAGTTTGTTAGTTTTACAGCCTAAACTAACACACAGCTACAATCTTAAGTTATATACATTCCTGCCCCTAAACCAGGATAATGCATGTGTATCCCTTGCTGAAAGCAGTAAACACAGAAGTCAAAAGTAACTATGGATATTGGTTGAGAAACAATGTTTATTATCTGGGTCTTTGGGGATCGGTTGAGgccagtgatgtgggatgcccctctgtatgctgtgaatatcattggtgtggcctttctgggacctggagaaaaatGGCGAGCTCCATGGATCCCTATCACTGCttccccagtgccaggattacaagtgtgtggaACCATGCCTGGTTTTCCATGTGGCCAGTGCACTTTATCTATCTCCCTTTATTCTAACTGACACACActatatttgtatattgatacatgtATAGGTTGCACAATCACcttaaatgcatatatatttcctCAAATAAATGTgtatcacctttttttttttttttctgtcttacaaACTTTATTAGTGCTGGGGAGTGGAGGACAGGCAGCTTCGGTCTCTCCGTACATTACTGCTTGCCGTTGCCATTGATGGGACGGTTCACATGGTCAGGGGAGGACAGGAAGGCCTTGATCTTGGGCCGGGCACTGAGGCGTGCCACATAGGCACTGAGCAGGGGGAAGttgtccaggcagccaggggCCAGGACCTGGTGGATCAGCAGCAGATCTAGCAAGTTGTAATCAGCGAAGGAGATCTGGTCACCCACGATGAAGGCTTTGCCTCCTCGGTTCTGGGACAGCAGGGTCTCGAAAGGTTTTAGGTGTCCAGGCAGGGCCTTCACATAGtcatccttcccttcctcatATTTGGTGTAGATGAGGGTGATGTATTTCAGGCGAAGGTCTTCCACCCCGTCATTCACCATATccaccagggcagcctccttCTGATCTTTTCCATAAAGCCCAAGGGATCGGCCCAGGTGCCTCAAGATGGCATTAGATTGGTACAGGGTAAGGTCTCCATCCTGAAACTTGGGGAGCTGCCCATACAGACAGGTGGACTTGAGCAAGCCTTTCATCCAAGTATCTATGAACACCACCTCCTCCTTCCAGCTCTGGTCCTGATCAGCCAGTAGTATGCGCAGGGCCTCACAGCGCCCTCGAACTGGGAAGTAGACAATGGGGTACGGCGGCATGGCTGCTGCGTAGACGGAGGCACGAATTCCGAGCTGCGTAGACGGTAACAGATCTTGGGTGTGGAAGCCAGCCTGTGTATCACTTTTTAATGGCAAAAgactcaaaattctttttttaactcAAAATAAATCTGTATTGATGGCAATGTTAACAAAAGCATTATTgaaaaaaacccccaaaattgtttttacttgttctctgaggggaaagggagaaagcaTCACCTACATCAGACCACTCTAGCAAGGTTGGTTATCCAATGAAAACACATACTTAAATGTAAGGTGCTTTTACTATTTTATGCAAACTCTGCGTTATGTTGACCAGGAACTATTACGATGCTATTACCCAGCTCTTACAGTGATGCTGGCATCTAGCTTCTCAGAGATTACTCCCTGAGTCAATATTTGGCTGTGAtttcacaaagcaaagaaagccaacgCTGTTGTGTGCGTAAGTGAGGATACAGATACACCGAGAGTTAAACACCCAGAACCACAACTACCGCTGTGGGAAAGAGGAGACTTACTTGATTGGTTGAGAAGGCTGCATTATTGCCCAGGGTGACCAAGGCTTTCTCAACAATGATAGGATCATCGGTTGACT contains:
- the Armc10 gene encoding armadillo repeat-containing protein 10 isoform X1, with protein sequence MGGARDAGWVAAGLVLGAGACYCIYWLTRGPRRGRRRLRPSRSAEDLTDSSYDEVLNAEQLEKLLYLLESTDDPIIVEKALVTLGNNAAFSTNQLGIRASVYAAAMPPYPIVYFPVRGRCEALRILLADQDQSWKEEVVFIDTWMKGLLKSTCLYGQLPKFQDGDLTLYQSNAILRHLGRSLGLYGKDQKEAALVDMVNDGVEDLRLKYITLIYTKYEEGKDDYVKALPGHLKPFETLLSQNRGGKAFIVGDQISFADYNLLDLLLIHQVLAPGCLDNFPLLSAYVARLSARPKIKAFLSSPDHVNRPINGNGKQ